In one Fusarium falciforme chromosome 5, complete sequence genomic region, the following are encoded:
- a CDS encoding Zn(2)-C6 fungal-type domain-containing protein: protein MNVTVVGASGETGRSIIDGLLGSSTNFNVTAIVRPASINKPAVQKIKSRGVSIIALELVNTHEELVKALTGQDVVIVALEPFSIEPHLALASAAKDAGVKRYVPSAFGPSCPPTGVMMIRELRVINHIKKIYLPYTVIDVGMWYQIAIPRLPSGKIDYALTYSSDQVADEGQRASSITDLRDIGKYVERIITDERTLNQYVFAYNEVWTQNQIWNHLEKISGEKIPRSPVSREEIEATIAAAKTKYDGGDKSYQDLLGFVVPQYFYSEWHREDNIPERAKYLGYLTTKDLYPDFEYTKFETYLDELVKGSGVPVSSSLLARSLCNAMAPSSRPLLPWPASDKPKIGSRIQGPPLFKPPKTRTACHHCRKRKVKCGGQRPTCRACIQRELKCEYPVEKSEVIEASSESRDLVARLRSLPYDQALELFQQLREGQGSSSSAAGEASTPASNQGSSIPPSMPNMNIIRSCMPGTPNSLEFELAIRHPIAYPTLYPIPIGSLPSERMIRPTRTIQSPSTSPSVESDESPRKDTISHTSSFSVAQPPTLLVHSGLGQLDISYWTDVPISNELAARVISLYLEIDYPVLPLFHADLFVQDLVQRRGYFCSRFLVSALLGWACQAYSALKPDISVYSVEFFSEAEGCLAAMPSANTLTAVSALQLLCMTAVTQGRDDVALRYLQESVKVGRAMGLFGVQPGRPSANSWLDGYHDWRIAASYTAWGVFNWVSVHGLHYQRAEIEIPPQLPMPGDVESGPTMQGDYSAQLCPTKDTFRACCQLWVIFHQVLWSYYGQKQTGVPSQRVPIEFAEGIYRRLLMWADDLPLDLVRNELSNHGVMMMHIYFHAIVTDIFRPLLVEADSSKPLRLGSFTAPRATPEAAYLASVNQLKRLLLMYRLNFRTAMFSVVWQTGLIYVANAMMREVKAGSNEWRYYLHLCMAGLEDLYASYRVFGSIAKAILGIAIEHGALRSSEARRITNELEDLGRHHTAAKPLGDGREVANWIIDLDLAMTDPEAAQGSNLAEKFQELIIEDPSEEKKS, encoded by the exons ATGAACGTCACTGTAGTCGGCGCTTCTGGCGAGACTGGCCGCTCCATCATCGATGGGCTCTTGGGTTCATCTACCAACTTT AACGTGACTGCGATTGTTCGGCCTGCCTCAATCAACAAACCCGCAGTCCAAAAAATCAAGAGCCGAGGTGTTTCCATCATTGCCCTCGAGCTTGTCAACACCCACGAAGAGCTTGTAAAGGCTCTGACAGGTCAGGATGTTGTCATTGTCGCCCTCGAGCCCTTCTCTATTGAACCTCACCTCGCACTGGCATCTGCCGCCAAAGACGCTGGAGTCAAGCGTTATGTCCCTAGCGCCTTTGGACCAAGCTGTCCTCCTACAGGAGTGATGATGATTCGAGAACTT CGTGTGATCAATCACATCAAGAAGATCTATCTGCCGTACACCGTCATCGACGTTGGCATGTGGTACCAGATCGCCATACCACGCCTACCTTCTGGCAAGATTGACTATGCTCTTACGTATTCGTCGGATCAGGTCGCCGATGAGGGTCAGAGAGCCTCGAGCATCACGGACTTGAGGGATATTGGCAAGTATGTGGAGCGGATCATTACGGATGAGAGGACTCTGAACCAGTATGTGTTTGCGTACAACGAGGTGTGGACTCAGAACCAGATCTGGAACCACCTTGAGAAGATCAGTGGTGAGAAGATTCCACGAAGCCCG GTATCGAGAGAAGAAATTGAAGCTACTATTGCTGCCGCTAAGACAAAGTACGATGGAGGAGACAAGTCGTACCAGGACCTTCTCGGCTTCGTCGTGCCCCAGTACTTTTACAGCGAGTGGCACAGAGAGGACAATATCCCAGAACGAGCCAAGTACCTGGGCTACCTCACCACAAAGGATCTGTATCCAGATTTCGAGTACACCAAGTTCGAGACATACTTGGACGAGTTGGTCAAGGGTTCAGGAGTCCCCGT ATCGTCCTCCCTTCTCGCTAGATCTCTGTGCAATGCAATGGCACCGTCGTCCCGTCCCTTGCTCCCATGGCCCGCGTCGGACAAGCCGAAGATTGGCAGCAGAATCCAGGGTCCACCCCTTTTCAAGCCCCCCAAGACTAGAACGGCATGTCATCACTGTCGGAAACGCAAGGTGAAG TGCGGCGGCCAACGTCCGACCTGCCGGGCCTGCATCCAGCGGGAGCTCAAGTGCGAGTATCCCGTAGAGAAGAGCGAGGTCATTGAGGCCAGCTCTGAGTCGAGGGATCTCGTCGCGCGTCTGCGCAGCCTGCCGTATGACCAAGCTCTGGAGCTCTTCCAGCAGTTACGTGAAGGGCAAGGATCTTCGTCTTCGGCTGCAGGAGAGGCAAGCACACCTGCGAGCAACCAAGGGTCAAGTATCCCGCCGTCCATGCCGAACATGAACATTATCAGGAGTTGTATGCCTGGGACCCCAAACTCGCTCGAGTTTGAGCTTGCTATCAGACATCCTATTGCGTACCCAACGTTATATCCCATACCTATTGGTTCCCTCCCATCTGAGCGGATGATCCGGCCAACCAGAACCATCCAGTCGCCGTCAACGTCTCCTTCAGTAGAGTCAGACGAGTCCCCTCGAAAAGATACCATCTCACATACTTCCAGTTTCTCCGTAGCACAGCCGCCGACACTACTGGTTCACAGCGGCCTTGGGCAACTCGACATCTCCTACTGGACGGATGTGCCCATTAGCAATGAGCTGGCTGCGCGGGTCATCTCTCTCTACCTCGAGATAGATTACCCAGTCTTGCCCCTATTTCATGCTGACCTCTTTGTCCAAGATCTCGTACAGCGACGGGGATATTTCTGCTCTCGCTTCCTTGTTTCCGCCCTTCTGGGTTGGGCTTGT CAAGCGTACAGTGCCCTGAAGCCGGACATCTCCGTATATAGCGTCGAATTCTTttccgaggccgagggaTGCCTCGCAGCCATGCCGTCAGCCAACACGCTCACGGCTGTCTCGGCGCTGCAGTTACTCTGTATGACTGCTGTGACGCAAGGCAGGGACGACGTTGCTTTGAGATATCTTCAAGAAAGCGTCAAAGTTGGCAGGGCGATGGGCTTGTTCGGCGTCCAGCCTGGGAGGCCCTCGGCAAACAGCTGGCTGGACGGATACCACGATTGGCGCATCGCCGCGTCGTATACGGCATGGGGAGTATTCAACTGGGTCTC TGTTCACGGCCTTCACTACCAAAGAGCAGAAATCGAGATTCCTCCACAGCTCCCGATGCCGGGCGACGTCGAGTCGGGCCCAACTATGCAGGGGGACTACTCTGCCCAGCTTTGTCCTACAAAGGACACATTCAGGGCTTGCTGTCAGCTCTGGGTCATCTTTCATCAGGTACTCTGGTCATATTATGGCCAGAAGCAGACCGGGGTACCCTCACAACGTGTTCCGATCGAGTTCGCCGAAGGGATATATCGTCGATTATTAATGTGGGCAGACGACCTGCCTTTGGACCTCGTACGAAACGAATTGAGCAATCACGGGGTCATGATGATGCA CATATACTTTCACGCCATCGTTACCGATATATTCAGGCCTCTTCTCGTTGAAGCCGACAGCAGCAAACCCCTCCGCCTAGGCTCGTTCACAGCGCCTCGGGCAACTCCAGAAGCCGCGTACTTAGCTTCCGTGAACCAGTTGAAGCGCCTACTACTCATGTATCGGCTCAACTTTAGGACAGCCATGTTCTCGGTGGTCTGGCAAACAGGCCTCATCTACGTTGCCAACGCTATGATGAGGGAGGTGAAGGCTGGTAGTAACGAATGGCGCTACTACCTCCACCTCTGCATGGCCGGGCTGGAGGACCTTTACGCCTCCTACAGGGTGTTTGGGTCTATTGCAAAGGCCATTCTAGGCATAGCGATTGAACACGGGGCCCTCAGATCCTCTGAAG